The following are encoded in a window of Urocitellus parryii isolate mUroPar1 chromosome 7, mUroPar1.hap1, whole genome shotgun sequence genomic DNA:
- the Arrb2 gene encoding beta-arrestin-2, whose product MGEKPGTRVFKKSSPNCKLTVYLGKRDFVDHLDKVDPVDGVVLVDPDYLKDRKVFVTLTCAFRYGREDLDVLGLSFRKDLFIATYQAFPPMPNPPRPPTRLQDRLLRKLGQHAHPFFFTIPQNLPCSVTLQPGPEDTGKACGVDFEIRAFCAKSLEEKSHKRNSVRLVIRKVQFAPEKPGPQPSAETTRHFLMSDRSLHLEASLDKELYYHGEPLSVNVHVTNNSTKTVKKIRVSVRQYADICLFSTAQYKCPVAQLEQDDQISPSSTFCKVYTITPLLSDNREKRGLALDGKLKHEDTNLASSTIVKEGANKEVLGILVSYRVKVKLVVSRGGDVSVELPFVLMHPKPHDHITLPRPQSAVPETDVPVDTNLIEFDTNYATDDDIVFEDFARLRLKGMKDDDYDDQFC is encoded by the exons ATGGGGGAGAAACCCGGGACCAG GGTCTTCAAGAAGTCGAGCCCTAACTGCAAG CTCACCGTGTACTTGGGCAAGAGGGACTTTGTAGATCACCTGGACAAAGTGGACCCTGTAG ACGGTGTGGTGCTTGTGGATCCTGACTACTTGAAAGACCGCAAAG TGTTTGTGACCCTCACCTGCGCCTTCCGCTATGGCCGCGAAGACCTGGATGTGCTGGGCTTGTCCTTCCGCAAAGACCTGTTCATCGCCACCTACCAGGCCTTCCCCCCAATGCCCAACCCACCCCGGCCCCCCACCCGCCTGCAGGACCGGCTGCTGAGGAAGCTGGGCCAGCATGCCCACCCCTTTTTTTTCACA ATACCCCAGAATCTACCCTGCTCGGTCACACTGCAGCCAGGACCAGAGGACACAGGGAAG GCCTGCGGGGTAGACTTTGAGATTCGCGCCTTCTGTGCCAAATCACTAGAAGAGAAAAGCCACAAAAG GAACTCTGTGCGACTGGTGATCCGAAAGGTACAGTTTGCCCCAGAGAAACCAGGCCCACAGCCTTCAGCTGAAACCACACGCCACTTCCTCATGTCTGATCGGTCCCTGCACCTTGAGGCTTCTTTGGACAAGGAG CTATACTACCACGGGGAGCCCCTCAGTGTCAATGTCCACGTCACCAACAACTCCACCAAGACCGTCAAGAAGATCAGAGTCTCTG tgAGACAATATGCCGACATCTGCCTCTTCAGCACTGCCCAGTACAAGTGCCCCGTGGCTCAACTTGAACAAGA TGACCAGATATCTCCCAGTTCCACGTTCTGTAAGGTGTACACCATAACCCCACTGCTCAGTGACAACCGAGAGAAACGTGGTCTTGCCCTGGATGGGAAGCTCAAGCATGAGGACACCAACCTGGCTTCCAGCACCAT AGTAAAGGAGGGTGCCAACAAGGAGGTGCTGGGAATCCTGGTGTCCTACAGGGTCAAGGTGAAGCTGGTAGTATCTCGAGGCGG GGATGTCTCTGTGGAGCTGCCTTTTGTTCTTATGCACCCCAAGCCCCATGACCACATCACCCTGCCCAGACCTCAGTCAG CTGTTCCCGAAACAGATGTCCCTGTGGATACTAACCTCATTGAATTTGATACCAA ctatgcCACAGATGACGACATTGTGTTTGAGGACTTTGCCCGACTTCGGCTGAAGGGGATGAAGGACGACGATTATGATGACCAATTCTGCTAG
- the Med11 gene encoding mediator of RNA polymerase II transcription subunit 11 has translation MATYSLANERLRALEDIEREIGAILQNAGTVILELSKEKTNERLLDRQAAAFTASVQHVEAELSAQIRYLTQVATGQPHEGSSYSSRKDCQMALKRVDYARLKLSDVARTCEQMLEN, from the exons ATGGCTACCTACAGCCTGGCGAATGAGCGATTACGCGCCCTGGAAGACATCGAACGGGAAATCGGCGCCATCCTCCAGAATGCAG GGACGGTGATCCTGGAACTGTCCAAGGAAAAAACCAATGAGCGGCTTCTAGACCGGCAGGCGGCAGCCTTCACCGCTTCTGTGCAGCACGTGGAGGCGGAGCTGTCGGCTCAGATCCGCTACCTCACCCAG GTGGCCACTGGGCAGCCCCATGAGGGCTCCAGCTACTCTTCAAGGAAAGACTGTCAAATGGCTCTGAAGCGAGTAGACTATGCCCGTCTCAAGCTCAGTGATGTGGCCCGAACCTGTGAGCAGATGCTGGAGAACTAA